The genome window ATGTCAGCCGGCACGTCATGGATTGCCCTAGCGTCCCAGATACGCAGTTTTTCACCCTGGTAATCCGCCTGCGCTACCGGCCAGGGATTAAATGCCCGCACCTGACGTTCAAGCTCATCGGCATCACGGGTCCAGTCAATGGCAGCTTCCGCCTTGTCGAGCTTGGAAGCATAGGTAACCAACGACTCATCCTGGGGTGCAGGCGTCAGGCGCCCTGCCGCCAGGTCGTCAAGGTGTTGGGCGAGCAGGTCTGCAGCAAGCCGGCTAAGGCGGTCATGCAGGGAGCCACCGGTCTCGTCGTCACAGATCGCGGTTTTTACCTGCGCCAGCACGGGGCCGGAATCAAGTCCGGCCTCCATTTGCATCAGGCACACCCCGGTTTCCCTGTCACCGGCCAGAATGGCGCGCTGGATCGGGGCAGCACCGCGCCAGCGAGGAAGCAGTGAAGCGTGCAGGTTGACACAACCCCGCGCGGGTATGTCCAGTACCGCCCCGGGGAGTATCAGACCATAGGCCACAACAACCATCAGGTCGGGTT of Thiogranum longum contains these proteins:
- the fmt gene encoding methionyl-tRNA formyltransferase; this translates as MRIVFAGTPDFSVPVLQALLDSGHEVVGVYSQPDRPAGRGRKLRPGPVKQLARQHDIPVFQPHSLKDKAEQAKLAALKPDLMVVVAYGLILPGAVLDIPARGCVNLHASLLPRWRGAAPIQRAILAGDRETGVCLMQMEAGLDSGPVLAQVKTAICDDETGGSLHDRLSRLAADLLAQHLDDLAAGRLTPAPQDESLVTYASKLDKAEAAIDWTRDADELERQVRAFNPWPVAQADYQGEKLRIWDARAIHDVPADMPGTVVAAGPEGIDVACGQGGLRLREIQLPGGKRMSSKDFLNARSVDGRVLK